The genomic window CATGCCTTTGCCTCTGGGCTAGCCCATTTTGGAGTGATATTTCCAAGGTAGCAATTTGCTCCCGGATGGTCAAAGCGCGATCGCTCCTTTTGGCTAATCTAATCTAATTCCAAATTCAGCGCTTCTAGAATTTTGTCGATATACCAAGCGCGATCCTGGCTTGCACTGATGCAACATATTACGCAGGCTGCATTATTAGCGCCCTGCACCGTCATTTTTAACTGATTTTAGGTTTATTTTGCCTTAAACTCAAACGCGGGATGCTAGTAAATAGTCAATCTTGGCCTAGCCTTTCCGTTTTTATCTCTGGGGCTTTTTTAGGTAAATCTTCAGTATTTTCTATCCCAGCAGCTTCTTTTGCATTTTGTTCATCAACTTGCTCCTGGAACTCCGTCAGCGTCTTAAACATCTCTGGGCTAATCTGGAATACTGGCTTTTCTTCTGACATATATTTACCTCGATTTTTCTATTTATAGCCCAAGACAGTAATGTAATCGGTTTAAGTTCCGCATTCGCTTCCCCTAGCTCACCTTAAAAAAGGTGAACCATGAGCATTTGCGATCGCCGCCTCGTTTTTGAAAGTAAACTATCTTTTATAGCCACCCTTCAAAAGAGGCATTGAGTGGCTCTATTCGCTATTATCACACTTCTCTATGATATCGATTCAAACACCATCTGCGGAACTAGCAGATGTTCATCGCCTGAATTAACTAACTGAGCGATACCTAAAAAAACGCCATCTTCGCGATAAACCTGCAACAGTTCAGGTAGCGATCGCTCTGCGATATCCTCCCATAAAATCCGCTGTCCCTGACGCCATTTGTGTGCTTGTGTTGATGCTAAACTTACAGATGCTAAATGCTCTAAAGCTGCTGCTGGTGTAATTGGGTTAAATGTTCCTTCCTGTAGCTTAGTTTCTAATTCTTCTAAGGTTAAACTATCTGCAAGTTGCAACCCGCAACTTTCCGTACGGATTAATTTAGCAAGAGTTCCACCAGTTTGAAGTGCTGCACCTAAATCGCGAGCGATCGCTCTAATATAAGTACCAGGACCACACGCGATCGCTACTTCCAATTCTGGAAATTCACCATCCCGCCAATCCAAAATTTCTATTTTATTGACTTCAACAGTCCGCGCCTCAACTTCTATAGTTTCCCCAGCCCGTGCTAACTCATAAAGACGCTTACCCTGTCGCTGAATAGCACTATAATTAGGTGGCACTTGTTGAATCTTTCCCTCAAATTGCCCTAGTGCTTGTTTGACCTCTTCCAAACTTAACCCCGTTACGGGGTTAGAAGTTATAATTTCTCCTTGTAAATCGTCAGTTGTTGTGGCGACTCCCAGGCGAATTGTGGCGCGGTAAGCTTTATCCCCACGCAGATATTGTAAGAGGCGAGTAGCCTTCCCCAGAGCAATAGGTAAAACGCCAGTAGCAGCGGGGTCTAAAGTCCCCCCATGTCCCACACGTTTGAGGCGCAAAAGTCGGCGCGATCGCGCTACACAATCGTGGGAAGTAATTCCAAATGGTTTGTTTAAATTAAGAAAACCTTCCACTACAAAATCCTATAATTTTCTACTTATTTGAGCATAGCCTTGAACGAAACGCATCGTCTTAACTTTAGCTGACGCTTAATTTCAAAACTATGCTTATGCTTAAAGACAGCTTTTGACGCTCGTTAACTAACTGAACATAATACAATAAGAGGCTTGTAAAATATCCAAATTTAATTATTTGTAGGATGGGTAGAGTGCCAGCGAAACCCATTAAATTATTTAAAGCTTTGGGTTTCGTACCTCAATCCCACCTACAAAATGACATAAATTAATTCAATTCTCCTACTTATCGTGGTGGTATTGGTGGTGGAGTGGAATTAGCGCGTTCTTGCTTCTTTTTGATATCAGTGAGTGACTGAATGAGGTTCAAAGGCATTGCATATTGACTAATACTATTGGCATAAGAAGCGCTAAGGTAGGGCTGATATTCTGGATTACCTGCGATGTATGTTTGAAAAAAAGCTAGGCTCAAAGCTTTTACATAATCAAAAGCTATCCTTTGATCTGGCCCAAGCGCTCCTTCGGGAAGCGGTATATCCTTCGGCGATCGCGCTAACGTAGAAAAATGCGTTCCCTCTTTGAACAGAGCAAGATATTTATTTTGCTCCGTCACCCACGTAAATGGTTGAATCTGTTCTGGTAAAGCAGGTGTTACCGTATCCGCACTGCTAGCAACAAGCATCAGCGGTACTTGGATGTCACTCATGCCAGGTTGGCCAAAAACAGTGCTAGAAATTGGATTAATAGCGATCGCTGCCTTAATTCTTTCATCCTGCAAATTATAATCAGTAGGCGGCACTAAAAGCGCACGGCACTGAAGCAACAGGGACACATTTAAAGAATCATTCGATAGCTGGCAATCTTTCTGGATTTGCTCAAAATTAAGCTTTGCACCAGCAACAGCCAAAGCTGTATAGCCTCCAAAAGACTGACCAATTGCACCAACTTTTTGCAAATTCAGCCGACCTCTATATATTCGCTGCAATTCATTAAGCAGATCCTTCACATCTAAAGGTCGGTCAATAAATTCTCGCGGAGGAGCAGGTTCCCGCGCAAATCCGTTGATAACCTCCTGCAATCTATCGGCATTGCTGCCAGGATGTTCCGGTACGGCAACAGCAAATCCATAAGATGCTAAATGTTTAGCTAAATAAACAAAAGTTTCGCGGTTATTTCCCAGTCCGTGAGAAATTACTATTACTTGTGCATCACGTCCGCTCAACTGGGGAAGATAAATATCAACAGAAAAAGAACGGTTGCGGGCAATATTATTAACAGTAAATGTTTCTTTATCCCAGCTTAAGGGGCCTGGTTTTCGCAAATCTCGCATCAAGCGATCGCCTACCACTACTTGGTCAGCGCCAGCAGTTGGTCGAAACAAAGGCATCAGACGAACGCTATCGCTAGGAGTTTCGGCTGCTAGTTCAGCAAGCGCCTGCTGTTCAACAGCGCCGATTGCTTGCCCCGATTGACGGATAGTGTTTGATAGCTCGTCAATAATATCAAAGCCGCGCTGTGAGTTGATGCGAATGCCGTAAGTGGGAAACTTTCGTAAGACGTTCAGCGGTGTCAAGCCTTCATTTTTATCAGCAGCTGCTTGAATTAAAGCCGCGCGAATCGCATAAAAACCCGATTGGCCCGATTTCGTTTGAATTACCTCGCCCACCCGTCGCAAGATAGTTTCGCCCTGCGGCGAGTAGAGAAACTGGGCGATCGCTACAGGACCAACATCAGCCTTCGTTTGCAGAACCTGTCGCAACTGCGCTAACTGATCCGGCTTAAGATATCCAGCATAATTTGCTAAGTCGCCGCCAATTTTCCCTTCCTTCGCATAAAATTCCAGATCTTCTATAGGGAGAGTAAATTGCAATGGGCCGTAGTTAATATAAATTCGCTCCGCGCTCAAGGCTTTTTGCGTCATTGCAGTCCCGCTGCACAGCAAAAATCCCAGGTTTAACAGTGCGATTCCCAACTTAGCCTGTGAGGGCAGCCTATACCTTGCTCTCGCAGAAATCTGTTGGGGAGAAAGTTTGCTCGTTACATTGAGCGCATCAGGAGAAAGCCAGTTCATGTTAAGCTCCATGCGTTTAAAGCGCACAACTAAAGATGAAAATGTCCTTGTCGCTTCCGACTCCCGCACTTTCTTAGTGAAAAAGGGCAGGAGGAGCGCAACTTTTTCCAAATAGCGGCTATTGCCGTATGGACTGAAGATGCACTAGAGTTTAAGGTTTAAAGTTTGTAGACTCATCGGGGACAAGAGTTTGGAAGCACTGAAAGGAAGAGATTTACTGAGTTTGGCAGACCTGAATGCTGAGGAAATTCAGGGACTTTTGCACCTAGCCACACAGCTAAAAAGCGGTGAGGTAAAGTTGCGCTGTAACAAAGTTTTGGGACTGTTGTTTTACAAAGCTTCTACCCGCACCAGGGTTAGCTTTTCTGTTGCGATGTACCAACTAGGAGGACAGGTTATCGATCTCAACCCTAATGTAACTCAAGTCAGCCGAGGAGAACCGCTGGCAGATACAGCACGGGTATTAGACAGGTACCTGGACATTATGGCGATTCGGACGTTCGATCAGCGGGATTTGGAAGCGTTTGCCAGCTATGCCAAAATCCCGGTTATTAATGCTTTGAGCGACTTGGAGCATCCCTGTCAGGTTTTGGCGGATTTATTAACCGTTCAAGAGTGCTTTGGTTCTTTGGCGGGGCTGACTTTGACTTATTTGGGAGATGGCAATAATATGGCTAATTCTCTCATGCTGGGTTGCGCTCTGATGGGTATGAATGTCAGAATTGCCACGCCCCCAGAATACGAGCCGGACATCAGCATTCTAGAGCAGGCGCGGGCGATCGCTGCTGGACGTAGTGAAGTGATGGTGACAAATGATGCTAAAGCTGCGGTTTCCGGAGCGCAGGTACTATATACCGATGTCTGGGCGAGTATGGGGCAAGAAGATTCCGCTGATGCCAGGATTCCGATTTTTCAACCTTATCAGGTGAACGATCAACTGTTGAAGGGTGCGGCAAAAAACGCTATTGTCCTGCACTGTTTGCCCGCCCACCGCGACGAAGAAATTACTGATGCTGTCATAGAAGGTTCTCAGTCGCGAGTTTGGGATCAGGCGGAAAACAGAATGCACGCTCAAAAAGCTTTGCTGGTGAGTTTACTGGGAGCCGATTAAAGTTTGGGACGCACCACAAAACCCCGAATACTTTCTTGTGCGGCAGGCATCCCTCTTAGATAAGTGGAGGTAAGGGGGATTATCTGCCATTCCAGGCAAATTTATATTTTAAGTTTATTTTTTCTAAGCTATTTTATGGCTAATTAGCTAATCGCTACTAGACAGATTAGGGTATTTAGTAGTACGAATGTTCTATGAGGCA from Microcoleus sp. FACHB-831 includes these protein-coding regions:
- the truB gene encoding tRNA pseudouridine(55) synthase TruB, with protein sequence MEGFLNLNKPFGITSHDCVARSRRLLRLKRVGHGGTLDPAATGVLPIALGKATRLLQYLRGDKAYRATIRLGVATTTDDLQGEIITSNPVTGLSLEEVKQALGQFEGKIQQVPPNYSAIQRQGKRLYELARAGETIEVEARTVEVNKIEILDWRDGEFPELEVAIACGPGTYIRAIARDLGAALQTGGTLAKLIRTESCGLQLADSLTLEELETKLQEGTFNPITPAAALEHLASVSLASTQAHKWRQGQRILWEDIAERSLPELLQVYREDGVFLGIAQLVNSGDEHLLVPQMVFESIS
- a CDS encoding alpha/beta hydrolase → MNWLSPDALNVTSKLSPQQISARARYRLPSQAKLGIALLNLGFLLCSGTAMTQKALSAERIYINYGPLQFTLPIEDLEFYAKEGKIGGDLANYAGYLKPDQLAQLRQVLQTKADVGPVAIAQFLYSPQGETILRRVGEVIQTKSGQSGFYAIRAALIQAAADKNEGLTPLNVLRKFPTYGIRINSQRGFDIIDELSNTIRQSGQAIGAVEQQALAELAAETPSDSVRLMPLFRPTAGADQVVVGDRLMRDLRKPGPLSWDKETFTVNNIARNRSFSVDIYLPQLSGRDAQVIVISHGLGNNRETFVYLAKHLASYGFAVAVPEHPGSNADRLQEVINGFAREPAPPREFIDRPLDVKDLLNELQRIYRGRLNLQKVGAIGQSFGGYTALAVAGAKLNFEQIQKDCQLSNDSLNVSLLLQCRALLVPPTDYNLQDERIKAAIAINPISSTVFGQPGMSDIQVPLMLVASSADTVTPALPEQIQPFTWVTEQNKYLALFKEGTHFSTLARSPKDIPLPEGALGPDQRIAFDYVKALSLAFFQTYIAGNPEYQPYLSASYANSISQYAMPLNLIQSLTDIKKKQERANSTPPPIPPR
- the argF gene encoding ornithine carbamoyltransferase, which codes for MEALKGRDLLSLADLNAEEIQGLLHLATQLKSGEVKLRCNKVLGLLFYKASTRTRVSFSVAMYQLGGQVIDLNPNVTQVSRGEPLADTARVLDRYLDIMAIRTFDQRDLEAFASYAKIPVINALSDLEHPCQVLADLLTVQECFGSLAGLTLTYLGDGNNMANSLMLGCALMGMNVRIATPPEYEPDISILEQARAIAAGRSEVMVTNDAKAAVSGAQVLYTDVWASMGQEDSADARIPIFQPYQVNDQLLKGAAKNAIVLHCLPAHRDEEITDAVIEGSQSRVWDQAENRMHAQKALLVSLLGAD